The following are encoded in a window of Caretta caretta isolate rCarCar2 chromosome 19, rCarCar1.hap1, whole genome shotgun sequence genomic DNA:
- the SH3BGRL3 gene encoding SH3 domain-binding glutamic acid-rich-like protein 3, with product MSGLRVYSTSVTGSREIKSQQSEVTRILDGKNFKYELVDISQDNALREEMRTRSGNPKAIPPQIFNGDHYCGDYELFVEAVEQNTLQEFLKLA from the exons ATGTCCGGCCTTCGAGTCTACAGCACCTCGGTGACCGGCTCCAGGGAG ATCAAGTCCCAGCAGAGTGAAGTGACCAGGATCCTGGATGGGAAAAATTTCAAGTATGAACTGGTGGATATCTCCCAGGATAATGCCCTGCGGGAGGAAATGAGGACCAGGTCAGGCAATCCTAAAGCCATTCCACCCCAGATATTCAACGGAGACCATTACTGTGGG GACTATGAGTTGTTTGTGGAGGCCGTGGAACAGAACACCCTGCAGGAGTTCCTGAAGTTAGCCTGA